A portion of the Musa acuminata AAA Group cultivar baxijiao chromosome BXJ1-1, Cavendish_Baxijiao_AAA, whole genome shotgun sequence genome contains these proteins:
- the LOC103997758 gene encoding probable transcription factor KAN2 yields MELFSAAPDLSLQISSDDATPPSWRKPDETMELGFRRRDVCDSSTTATYIYPITASAANANAAAFELSLANTNGAISIDHRHHHPPLTEVCHQDQSWMKPITGIPIYQHPPSFPLVAPHQQQHLCGPSSSTHGFTPFMASQSLSRSRYLPSRLPGRRSMRAPRMRWTTALHARFVHAVELLGGHERATPKSVLELMDVKDLTLAHVKSHLQMYRTLKNTDKLAVPSGQSDGFENGSTRENSDENPAGVRDFDRSESWGHRLDHVGVRPRGSIYNGIARESTTESMQQYKEDDQSDSFEMFLELNSSFLSETSSPNKPNLEITLGRPH; encoded by the exons ATGGAGCTCTTTTCAGCAGCACCAGATTTGTCGCTTCAGATCAGCTCTGATGATGCCACACCACCAAGTTGGAGAAAACCAGATGAGACCATGGAGTTAGGGTTTCGACGGAGGGACGTGTGTGACTCCTCCACCACTGCAACCTACATTTACCCCATCACTGCATCCGCAGCGAACGCCAACGCTGCCGCCTTTGAGCTCTCCTTGGCGAACACAAATGGTGCCATCTCCATCGATCACCGCCATCACCACCCACCACTTACCGAGGTCTGTCACCAAGATCAAAGCTGGATGAAACCCATAACAGGCATCCCTATCTACCAACATCCACCTTCCTTTCCTTTAGTCGCGCCGCATCAGCAGCAACACTTGTGTGGGCCTTCTTCTTCCACCCACGGTTTCACACCCTTCATGGCCAGCCAAAGCTTGTCGAGATCAAGATACTTGCCGTCGAGGTTACCCGGCAGGCGGAGCATGCGAGCGCCAAGGATGCGATGGACTACCGCACTCCATGCCCGCTTTGTCCATGCTGTGGAGCTGTTGGGTGGCCATGAGA GAGCTACACCCAAGTCAGTTCTAGAGCTCATGGATGTGAAAGATCTTACCTTGGCTCATGTGAAATCCCACCTGCAG ATGTATCGAACTCTGAAGAACACTGATAAATTAGCAGTTCCATCAG GTCAATCTGATGGGTTTGAGAATGGATCAACAAGAGAGAATTCTGATGAAAACCCGGCAGGCGTTCGTGATTTCGACCGATCAGAATCATGGGGACACAGACTCGACCATGTCGGTGTGCGCCCGAG AGGAAGCATCTACAATGGCATAGCAAGAGAATCTACTACAGAGAGCATGCAGCAGTATAAG GAGGATGATCAATCAGACAGCTTTGAAATGTTTCTGGAATTGAATTCATCGTTTCTTTCGGAGACATCAAGCCCGAATAAGCCGAATCTTGAGATCACATTGGGCAGACCACATTAG